The following are encoded together in the Fundulus heteroclitus isolate FHET01 chromosome 19, MU-UCD_Fhet_4.1, whole genome shotgun sequence genome:
- the LOC118566944 gene encoding interferon alpha-inducible protein 27-like protein 2A isoform X1, translated as MKKILAITGGAVAGGIGAVALVPVALGAIGFTSAGIAASSVAASMMSSAAVANAGGVAAGGLVAVLQSAGAAGISATTSAVVAGVGGAVGAAVGRIFR; from the exons ATGA AAAAGATTTTAGCCATTACTGGAGGTGCAG TTGCAGGAGGAATAGGTGCAGTGGCCCTGGTTCCTGTGGCCTTGGGGGCCATCGGTTTCACCTCAGCTGGGATAGCAGCAAGCTCCGTTGCTGCAAGCATGATGTCTAGTGCTGCTGTTGCCAACGCAGGAGGGGTGGCAGCAGGAGGTCTGGTGGCTGTTTTACAATCTGCGG GTGCTGCTGGTATCTCAGCGACCACCTCTGCAGTTGTGGCTGGTGTTGGAGGTGCTGTTGGAGCCGCTGTAGGGAGAATATTCAGatga
- the LOC118566944 gene encoding interferon alpha-inducible protein 27-like protein 2 isoform X2, protein MIAGGIGAVALVPVALGAIGFTSAGIAASSVAASMMSSAAVANAGGVAAGGLVAVLQSAGAAGISATTSAVVAGVGGAVGAAVGRIFR, encoded by the exons ATGA TTGCAGGAGGAATAGGTGCAGTGGCCCTGGTTCCTGTGGCCTTGGGGGCCATCGGTTTCACCTCAGCTGGGATAGCAGCAAGCTCCGTTGCTGCAAGCATGATGTCTAGTGCTGCTGTTGCCAACGCAGGAGGGGTGGCAGCAGGAGGTCTGGTGGCTGTTTTACAATCTGCGG GTGCTGCTGGTATCTCAGCGACCACCTCTGCAGTTGTGGCTGGTGTTGGAGGTGCTGTTGGAGCCGCTGTAGGGAGAATATTCAGatga